The Victivallis sp. Marseille-Q1083 genome has a window encoding:
- the ispG gene encoding flavodoxin-dependent (E)-4-hydroxy-3-methylbut-2-enyl-diphosphate synthase, which produces MNEKTVRRKTRQLWLGRIPVGGGAPVSVQSMTNTDTGDAAATLAQIARLAQAGCDIVRVAVPDAAAARSLAEICDASPLPVIADIHFDYRLALLAIEHRVAGVRLNPGNIGEAEKVRLVAEKAGEAGIPIRVGANSGSLSEAVRRELIEHGVNGEELVAETLVASALRECRQLEQYGFRAIKVSLKASSVPVTVAACRKFADRTDYPLHIGVTEAGTPGRGIIKSAVGIGALLLDGIGDTLRVSLTADPVEEIAPALRILECCNLRRSCPDVISCPTCGRTAIDLIGLVTRVETLLDNWRAAGRQLTLRKLAVMGCVVNGPGEAREAELGIAGGKGKLAIFRSGELLGTYSEETGWNVFQEELSKFCR; this is translated from the coding sequence ATGAACGAAAAGACGGTGCGGCGTAAGACCAGGCAACTGTGGCTCGGTCGGATTCCGGTCGGCGGCGGCGCTCCGGTTTCCGTGCAGTCGATGACCAACACCGATACCGGGGATGCCGCCGCAACCCTTGCCCAGATCGCCCGGTTGGCGCAGGCGGGATGTGACATCGTCCGGGTGGCGGTGCCGGATGCGGCGGCCGCCCGGAGCCTGGCTGAAATCTGCGACGCCAGCCCGTTGCCGGTCATTGCCGATATTCATTTTGATTACCGGCTGGCTCTGCTGGCGATCGAACATCGGGTTGCCGGCGTGCGGCTCAATCCCGGAAACATCGGCGAAGCCGAAAAAGTCCGGCTGGTGGCGGAAAAAGCCGGCGAAGCCGGCATTCCGATCCGGGTCGGCGCCAATTCCGGCAGCCTCTCCGAAGCGGTCCGGCGCGAATTGATCGAACATGGCGTGAACGGCGAAGAACTGGTTGCCGAGACACTGGTGGCCAGCGCCCTGCGGGAATGTCGCCAACTCGAGCAATACGGCTTCCGGGCGATCAAGGTTTCGTTGAAAGCTTCGTCGGTGCCGGTGACGGTGGCCGCCTGCCGGAAATTCGCCGACCGCACCGATTATCCGCTGCACATCGGGGTGACCGAAGCCGGCACGCCGGGCAGGGGGATCATCAAATCGGCGGTCGGCATCGGGGCGTTGTTGCTCGACGGCATCGGCGATACGCTGCGGGTCAGCCTGACGGCCGATCCGGTGGAGGAAATCGCACCGGCGTTGCGAATCCTGGAGTGTTGCAATTTGCGCCGGAGCTGCCCGGACGTCATCTCCTGTCCGACCTGCGGACGGACGGCAATCGACCTGATCGGTCTGGTAACGCGGGTCGAAACCCTGCTGGACAACTGGCGGGCCGCCGGACGGCAATTGACGCTGCGCAAGCTGGCGGTGATGGGCTGTGTGGTCAACGGACCCGGCGAGGCGCGGGAAGCGGAGCTCGGCATCGCCGGCGGCAAGGGCAAGCTGGCGATTTTCCGGTCCGGCGAATTGCTGGGAACTTATTCGGAAGAAACAGGATGGAATGTTTTTCAGGAGGAATTGTCGAAATTTTGCCGTTGA
- a CDS encoding DEAD/DEAH box helicase: MAQSFEGKLLEASSAEVLKAAKQLLKSSRLACAYRDETGSINAVFQEGNHYAHTVVQLGEPPTAVCSCGNHGDSLCAHAVASIMYCGRFRSTEIAPINDGVARYAGIKDESLESLAGRGTAPAEAQLFIQAESDFPHVPSKWENVALTVKLRAGNRDYVGNVNNLRQLYFDKALAITLKLNQFSLQDRQIIHFLAVNAEAENSQLLLNSEVTAEFFHSLIGFDRFSRNGRRLIVHREHAEPVVLKKRIGNEVMLSPGIVVGGAPLSIHSAKVIVGRSGCWIGRQGEYWWMPATLDIGWLRNFFRTGEQKRQYNEYQKLIADGGFPVRLLDVESFEPEKKPCTVLLSGNLSLENGLRLKTNYLYDNVIYPADHGRLSRDGRKFWLRDEEMEQSFANELKMFGFAEHGAELQLDDSETIGVFLDQVLPMWLTQRPNCCLTAELARLCRGGSGLPGAMMQCTLAKTLSDRYVLNYQLECYGQGIGFQQALKAVKNHRRYLQLANNHMALLDESFGNFLLAAENVIQKVDEKKMTFELPRCAVHYWKHIARNTPEVIPEEFQLLASPGAAAPQELPDPPAAEFKGELRGYQQEGVNWMRQLLDNSFNVVLADEMGLGKTVQLLALLAGRKTKKDAPILIICPASLVENWKRECGKFVPGFRVAVLNCGGRDEIWQHAMDYDLIVGSYSITRLDAEALKSLKFSYLILDEAQHIKNPNTANAQNCKAIRADHRLVLTGTPLENSSEDLWSIFDFLHPGLLGSFNSFKKYYGNLRDNPALQQDLAARVTPFIKRRTKAHVCQELPPKQEYTLMCEMEVEQRRLYDEILRHGREQLKALPKNDNRANFEILTTLLRLRQVCCHPDLLPEAGKNVVSAKFELLKELINQHIDSGNKMLLFSQFTSLLSLIRDWLDAEGIRYEYLDGATRNRQQRVDSFNNTPEIPLFLLSLKAGGTGLNLTSADTVIIFDPWWNPAVELQAADRTHRIGQTKPVTSIKLLVKDSIEEKILALQDKKQEIFDNIIENPAANADKLSLEELKFLFQ; the protein is encoded by the coding sequence ATGGCACAGAGTTTTGAAGGAAAGTTGCTGGAGGCATCCAGCGCAGAAGTGCTCAAAGCGGCCAAACAGCTGCTGAAGAGTTCTCGTTTGGCTTGCGCTTATCGCGATGAAACCGGTTCGATCAATGCGGTGTTTCAGGAGGGCAATCATTATGCCCATACTGTCGTGCAGCTCGGCGAACCGCCGACTGCGGTTTGCAGTTGCGGCAATCATGGCGATTCGTTATGTGCGCATGCGGTAGCTTCAATTATGTATTGTGGCCGGTTTCGGTCGACAGAAATAGCCCCGATCAACGACGGAGTGGCGCGTTACGCGGGGATTAAGGATGAGAGTTTGGAATCTTTGGCCGGGCGGGGGACAGCGCCGGCGGAAGCGCAACTGTTCATTCAGGCGGAATCTGATTTCCCGCATGTGCCTAGCAAGTGGGAAAATGTCGCACTGACAGTTAAGTTGCGCGCCGGGAACCGCGACTATGTTGGCAACGTCAATAATCTGCGCCAGCTTTATTTCGATAAGGCATTGGCCATTACGTTGAAATTGAATCAGTTTTCTCTACAGGATCGGCAGATTATTCACTTTCTGGCGGTTAACGCCGAGGCGGAAAACTCCCAGTTGCTGCTGAATTCGGAAGTCACTGCCGAGTTTTTCCATTCCCTGATCGGTTTCGACCGGTTCAGCCGCAATGGCCGCCGTCTGATCGTCCACCGCGAACACGCCGAACCGGTGGTGTTGAAAAAGCGGATCGGCAATGAAGTGATGCTGTCGCCCGGTATCGTGGTGGGCGGAGCGCCGTTGTCGATTCATTCGGCGAAGGTTATCGTCGGCCGTTCCGGCTGCTGGATCGGCCGACAGGGGGAATACTGGTGGATGCCGGCGACGCTGGACATCGGCTGGCTGCGGAATTTTTTCCGTACCGGCGAGCAGAAACGCCAGTACAATGAATACCAGAAATTGATTGCCGACGGCGGTTTTCCGGTCCGTCTGCTCGATGTCGAATCGTTCGAGCCGGAAAAGAAGCCCTGTACGGTGCTGCTGTCCGGCAATTTGAGTCTGGAGAATGGTTTGCGGTTGAAAACCAATTATCTGTACGACAACGTCATCTATCCGGCCGATCACGGCCGCCTGTCTCGCGACGGCCGGAAATTCTGGCTGCGCGATGAGGAAATGGAACAGTCGTTCGCCAATGAACTGAAAATGTTCGGGTTTGCCGAACACGGGGCGGAATTGCAGCTGGATGACAGCGAAACCATCGGCGTTTTTCTCGATCAGGTTTTGCCGATGTGGCTGACCCAGCGGCCGAATTGCTGCCTGACGGCGGAACTGGCGCGGTTGTGCCGGGGCGGCAGCGGTCTGCCCGGGGCGATGATGCAGTGCACTTTGGCCAAAACGTTGTCGGACCGCTACGTGCTGAATTATCAGTTGGAGTGCTACGGGCAGGGGATCGGTTTTCAACAGGCGTTGAAAGCGGTCAAAAATCATCGCCGTTACCTGCAGCTGGCCAACAACCACATGGCGCTTCTCGATGAATCGTTCGGTAATTTTCTGCTGGCGGCGGAGAATGTCATCCAGAAAGTGGATGAAAAAAAGATGACTTTCGAACTGCCGCGCTGTGCAGTTCATTATTGGAAGCACATTGCCCGCAATACGCCGGAAGTCATTCCGGAGGAGTTCCAGCTTCTGGCCTCTCCCGGCGCTGCGGCGCCGCAGGAACTGCCGGACCCGCCGGCGGCGGAATTCAAAGGTGAATTGCGCGGTTACCAGCAGGAAGGCGTCAATTGGATGCGGCAACTGCTGGACAACAGTTTCAACGTCGTGCTGGCCGATGAGATGGGCCTGGGCAAGACGGTTCAACTGCTGGCATTGCTGGCCGGCCGCAAAACGAAAAAAGATGCGCCGATTCTGATCATCTGTCCGGCCAGCCTGGTTGAGAACTGGAAGCGGGAATGCGGGAAATTCGTTCCCGGTTTCCGGGTGGCGGTATTGAATTGCGGCGGCCGCGATGAAATCTGGCAGCATGCGATGGACTATGATCTGATCGTCGGCTCTTACTCGATTACCCGGTTGGACGCCGAGGCGCTGAAAAGCCTGAAATTCAGCTACCTGATCCTCGATGAAGCGCAGCATATCAAGAATCCCAATACCGCCAACGCGCAGAATTGCAAGGCGATCCGGGCCGACCACCGTCTGGTGTTGACCGGCACGCCGCTGGAAAACTCTTCGGAAGACCTGTGGAGTATTTTCGATTTTCTGCATCCGGGATTGCTCGGTTCGTTCAACAGTTTCAAGAAATATTACGGCAATCTGCGCGACAATCCGGCCTTGCAGCAGGATCTGGCGGCACGGGTTACGCCGTTCATCAAGCGGCGCACCAAAGCGCATGTTTGCCAGGAATTGCCGCCGAAGCAGGAATACACGCTGATGTGCGAGATGGAAGTTGAACAGCGCAGGCTGTATGACGAAATCCTTCGCCACGGCCGCGAGCAGCTCAAGGCGTTGCCGAAAAATGACAACCGGGCCAATTTCGAAATTTTGACGACGCTGTTGCGGCTGCGCCAGGTTTGCTGTCATCCGGATTTGCTGCCGGAGGCCGGCAAGAATGTCGTTTCGGCTAAATTTGAACTGCTCAAAGAATTGATCAACCAGCATATCGACAGCGGCAATAAGATGCTGTTATTCAGTCAGTTCACCAGCCTTCTGTCGTTGATCCGCGACTGGCTGGATGCCGAAGGAATCCGTTACGAATATCTCGATGGCGCTACCCGCAACCGGCAGCAACGGGTCGATTCGTTCAACAATACGCCGGAAATTCCGTTGTTTCTGCTCAGTTTGAAAGCCGGCGGCACCGGTTTGAATCTGACCAGCGCGGATACGGTGATTATCTTCGATCCCTGGTGGAATCCGGCGGTGGAGTTGCAGGCGGCCGACCGCACCCATCGCATTGGCCAAACCAAACCGGTTACCAGCATTAAACTGCTGGTCAAGGACTCGATCGAGGAAAAGATCCTGGCGTTGCAGGATAAGAAGCAGGAGATTTTTGACAATATCATCGAAAATCCGGCTGCGAACGCCGACAAGTTGTCGCTGGAAGAGTTGAAATTTCTGTTCCAATGA
- a CDS encoding Sir2 family NAD-dependent protein deacetylase produces the protein MSSKIDQLLTMLREAQHCVAFTGAGISTLAGIRDFRGANGFYRDPDVDADRVFSLPAFLADPSYYYLHTRNFIYDLDEKRPGIVHTELARLEALGIVKCVVTQNIDLLHQKAGSHHVLELHGSPQRHHCLKCGRIYSFRQIVDRLEREPVPYCESCGGIVKPDIVFFGENLDEQTIDAAVQEASSADLLLVLGSSLVVNPAASLPNYTRYFGGQVVIVNADSTPKDHLAVLHFDDLQAVFAATAAIQ, from the coding sequence ATGTCATCAAAGATTGACCAGCTTCTGACCATGCTGCGGGAGGCGCAGCATTGTGTCGCGTTCACCGGCGCCGGCATCTCGACGCTGGCCGGGATTCGTGATTTTCGCGGCGCCAACGGATTTTACCGCGATCCGGATGTCGATGCGGACCGGGTTTTCTCGCTGCCGGCTTTTCTGGCGGATCCGTCCTATTATTACCTGCATACCAGAAATTTCATCTACGACCTCGATGAAAAGCGGCCGGGCATCGTTCATACCGAACTGGCCCGGCTGGAAGCGCTGGGAATCGTCAAATGTGTCGTCACGCAGAATATCGATCTGCTGCACCAGAAAGCCGGTTCGCATCATGTGCTGGAGTTGCACGGTTCGCCCCAGCGGCATCATTGTCTCAAGTGCGGCAGAATTTATTCTTTCCGGCAAATTGTCGACCGTCTGGAACGGGAACCGGTGCCGTACTGCGAAAGCTGCGGCGGCATCGTCAAGCCGGATATCGTTTTCTTCGGTGAAAACCTGGATGAACAAACCATCGACGCGGCCGTCCAGGAAGCGAGTTCCGCCGATTTGCTGCTGGTGCTCGGTTCCAGTCTGGTGGTCAACCCGGCCGCCTCCTTGCCGAATTACACCAGATATTTCGGCGGGCAGGTGGTTATCGTCAATGCCGACTCCACGCCGAAGGATCATCTGGCGGTATTGCATTTTGACGACTTGCAGGCAGTTTTCGCTGCGACGGCAGCCATTCAATAA
- a CDS encoding glycoside hydrolase family 10 protein, whose product MNGIARWTVLMMMSIPMVLSAAPRVETMIYKDQAGKPVPYAGTVAPNSKVLIPTQYHPKTTEARGAWVATVQNIDFGKHRTAASFKKQFTQILDDLKSKNFNFIVFQVRPTNDAFYRSGLNPWSRFLTGEEGVEIKGFDPLAFMIEETHKRGMQFHAWLNPYRVVGSTDQSKSAYLNSLSDKNFARQNPHLVLDVPKNGQRTLILNPGEPEVIKFVVDTVRELASNYDVDAIHFDDYFYPYGGVGNVDKDTYQRQNKRQQSIEDWRRENVNTLIQSVSRAIAANNRINNKQVQFGISPFGIWANYSPEQKFGSLTRGSEALNSQYADTRRWVKEGWIDYIAPQLYWPFAHKVAAYAALADWWAYTVRGTNVNLYIGMAPYRLGEESIWQNPMEIVDQLRYNGKYPEIKGEIFFSYRNIANPGNAVMKKGLEQVWKNCWNKPAALPACGPFKPKR is encoded by the coding sequence ATGAATGGAATAGCCAGATGGACGGTATTGATGATGATGTCGATACCAATGGTGCTGAGTGCCGCCCCCAGGGTGGAGACGATGATTTATAAAGATCAAGCCGGGAAACCGGTGCCGTATGCCGGTACGGTCGCGCCCAACAGCAAAGTGCTGATTCCGACCCAGTATCACCCCAAAACCACCGAAGCGCGCGGCGCCTGGGTGGCGACAGTCCAGAATATCGATTTCGGCAAGCATCGGACTGCCGCTTCCTTCAAAAAGCAGTTCACGCAGATTCTCGACGACCTGAAAAGCAAGAATTTCAATTTCATCGTCTTTCAGGTGCGGCCGACCAACGACGCGTTTTATCGTTCCGGCCTGAATCCCTGGTCGCGTTTCCTGACCGGCGAAGAGGGCGTTGAAATCAAGGGGTTCGATCCGCTGGCGTTCATGATCGAGGAGACGCACAAGCGCGGCATGCAGTTTCACGCCTGGCTCAATCCCTACCGGGTGGTCGGCAGCACCGACCAGAGCAAATCGGCTTATCTGAATTCATTGAGCGACAAAAATTTTGCCAGACAGAATCCGCATCTGGTGCTGGATGTTCCGAAGAACGGCCAGCGGACTTTGATTTTGAATCCGGGAGAACCGGAAGTGATCAAATTCGTCGTCGACACTGTCCGGGAACTGGCCAGCAATTACGATGTCGACGCGATTCATTTCGACGATTACTTTTATCCTTATGGCGGCGTCGGCAACGTGGACAAAGATACTTACCAGCGCCAGAACAAGCGGCAGCAGTCGATCGAGGATTGGCGGCGCGAGAACGTCAATACCTTGATCCAGAGTGTTTCGCGCGCCATCGCCGCCAACAACCGGATCAACAACAAGCAGGTTCAATTCGGCATCAGTCCGTTCGGCATCTGGGCGAATTATTCGCCGGAGCAGAAATTCGGTTCGCTGACCCGCGGTTCCGAAGCGTTGAATTCGCAGTATGCCGATACCCGCCGCTGGGTCAAAGAGGGCTGGATCGATTACATCGCGCCGCAGTTGTATTGGCCCTTCGCCCATAAGGTGGCGGCTTATGCCGCGCTGGCCGACTGGTGGGCCTACACGGTGCGCGGGACCAATGTGAATTTGTACATCGGCATGGCGCCTTACCGCCTGGGCGAGGAAAGCATCTGGCAGAATCCGATGGAAATCGTCGACCAGCTCCGTTACAACGGCAAATATCCGGAAATCAAAGGCGAAATCTTTTTCTCATACCGCAACATCGCCAATCCCGGCAATGCCGTCATGAAGAAAGGCCTGGAACAAGTTTGGAAGAATTGCTGGAACAAACCGGCCGCGCTGCCGGCCTGCGGCCCCTTCAAGCCGAAACGGTGA
- a CDS encoding YcfL family protein, which yields MTKNVFGGLLGLLLLAGCQNSINTTGSDPALFNPMTDQRFVTDSFLRDRLKLIKIDQGTTPEGFLQIQVTALNDRVGFFSESWSTLTGGNPYKIDYRFLWFDEGGFAIDSNMAIWQEVITRPGEPVLFVGTAPSAKCKNFVLSVKESDN from the coding sequence ATGACGAAAAATGTTTTCGGCGGTTTGTTGGGGCTGTTGTTGCTGGCGGGCTGCCAGAATTCCATCAACACGACCGGCAGTGATCCGGCTTTGTTCAATCCGATGACCGATCAGCGGTTTGTCACCGACAGTTTTTTGCGTGACCGATTGAAATTGATAAAAATCGACCAGGGGACGACGCCGGAAGGATTCCTGCAGATTCAGGTGACCGCGTTGAACGACCGCGTCGGATTTTTCAGCGAAAGCTGGAGTACGCTGACCGGCGGCAATCCGTATAAGATTGATTACCGGTTTCTGTGGTTCGACGAGGGCGGCTTTGCGATCGATTCGAATATGGCCATCTGGCAGGAAGTGATTACCCGGCCGGGTGAGCCGGTGCTGTTTGTCGGGACCGCGCCGTCGGCGAAATGCAAGAATTTTGTGTTGAGTGTCAAAGAATCGGACAATTGA
- a CDS encoding DUF3192 domain-containing protein — protein MTSKYLLLPALALLLSGCGYFSQYDNLKNAEKLRVGMTKQEVLGIMGEPLTNEVYNTPNVWYYYVTTQWHDGLYTEDECMPLLFEDGKLIGWGNEFYNRLRMQNKHVIKD, from the coding sequence GTGACGAGCAAATATCTGCTGTTGCCGGCGTTGGCGTTGTTGTTGTCCGGCTGTGGTTATTTTTCACAATACGACAATCTGAAGAATGCGGAAAAACTGCGGGTCGGGATGACCAAACAGGAAGTCCTGGGGATCATGGGGGAACCGCTGACCAACGAAGTGTACAACACGCCGAATGTCTGGTATTATTACGTGACTACCCAGTGGCATGACGGCCTGTATACCGAGGACGAATGCATGCCGCTGTTGTTTGAAGACGGCAAATTGATCGGTTGGGGAAATGAATTCTACAACCGGTTGCGGATGCAGAACAAACATGTCATCAAAGATTGA
- a CDS encoding PQQ-binding-like beta-propeller repeat protein, whose amino-acid sequence MIRQILCAVAFCFGVTTLQAADDAMRFAVFSDVHVSPGIDNETFLKRSVDEVNADSSIEFVIVSGDLSNSGANAELDAVKAQLDRLQVPCYVIPGNHETNWSQSAGLRILENWGDDRFVFRKGNFIFIGFSTGPYMKMGDSNVKSQDIKWLDRTLAAMVKAGDRVICVGHCPFIGEQGGMNNWSDVVDVLKKYDTAATLHGHFHSYQLRNIDGIPGILFRSLVMDGTGPGYSIVDLNDRELKVFNKVLGEALPAEPVFDIDFATLSALKDLKPETRPDPDSFREQPADAEVELVLDDGSSMFSGLSVDGDVLYYANSLGEVKAYDWKNGRLRWSRDLGSAVYSTPLYGDGVVVVGSPHNAILGLNAENGETLWSIETAAPVVNDGLIVGDKLYMGAGMGDFLKIDLKSGKIDWRFSGVNGIFQARPAVAGGKVVFGAWDRHLYCLDEATGKELWRWNNGKAGVLLSPGNCIPALTGNKVIIVAPDRYMTAFTADGGQQLWRDNQYKYRESMGISPDGSTVYAKTMDGELIAVSTETPEYELRWRCDTGMGYEHTPSPVIETKGRIFLASRTGMLYCVDAVTGRLLWQYNCGNSQVNNYFLDEDGNLYLTLVEGKIYKVTLP is encoded by the coding sequence GTGATCAGACAAATCCTCTGTGCCGTGGCATTCTGCTTCGGCGTAACGACGCTGCAGGCCGCTGACGACGCCATGCGTTTCGCGGTATTCAGCGATGTCCACGTCTCGCCCGGCATAGACAACGAAACTTTTCTGAAGCGGAGTGTCGATGAAGTCAATGCGGATTCTTCGATCGAATTTGTCATCGTATCCGGCGATTTGAGCAATTCGGGCGCCAACGCCGAACTGGATGCGGTCAAAGCGCAGCTCGACCGGCTGCAGGTACCCTGTTACGTTATCCCCGGCAACCATGAAACCAACTGGTCGCAGAGCGCCGGTTTGCGGATTCTGGAAAACTGGGGCGACGACCGTTTCGTCTTCCGGAAAGGCAATTTCATTTTCATCGGCTTCAGCACCGGGCCCTATATGAAGATGGGCGACTCCAACGTAAAATCCCAGGATATCAAATGGCTCGACCGGACGCTGGCGGCTATGGTCAAAGCGGGTGATCGGGTCATCTGTGTCGGACACTGTCCGTTTATCGGCGAACAGGGCGGCATGAACAATTGGAGCGACGTCGTCGATGTGTTGAAAAAATACGACACCGCCGCGACGCTGCACGGCCATTTTCACAGCTATCAACTGCGCAACATCGACGGCATCCCGGGCATCCTCTTCCGTTCACTGGTGATGGACGGCACCGGGCCGGGCTACAGCATCGTTGATTTGAACGACCGGGAACTCAAGGTATTCAATAAGGTGCTGGGGGAAGCATTGCCGGCTGAACCGGTTTTCGACATCGATTTTGCCACGTTGAGCGCCTTGAAGGATCTGAAACCGGAAACCCGGCCGGACCCCGACAGCTTCAGGGAGCAGCCGGCCGACGCTGAAGTGGAACTGGTGCTGGACGACGGCAGTTCGATGTTTTCCGGCCTGTCGGTCGACGGCGACGTTCTCTATTATGCCAATTCGCTCGGCGAAGTCAAAGCCTACGACTGGAAAAACGGCCGTTTGCGGTGGAGCCGCGATCTCGGCAGTGCGGTTTATTCGACGCCGCTCTACGGCGACGGCGTTGTCGTAGTCGGCAGCCCCCACAATGCCATCCTGGGATTGAATGCCGAAAACGGCGAAACGCTCTGGAGCATCGAAACCGCGGCGCCGGTGGTCAACGACGGTTTGATCGTCGGCGATAAACTGTATATGGGAGCCGGAATGGGCGACTTCCTGAAAATCGACCTGAAGAGCGGTAAAATCGACTGGCGGTTCTCCGGAGTCAACGGCATTTTTCAAGCGCGGCCGGCCGTGGCCGGCGGCAAAGTGGTATTTGGCGCCTGGGACCGCCATCTGTACTGTCTGGATGAAGCGACCGGCAAGGAGTTATGGCGCTGGAACAACGGCAAAGCCGGGGTGCTGCTGTCGCCGGGCAATTGCATTCCTGCCCTGACCGGCAACAAGGTCATCATCGTGGCGCCGGACCGTTATATGACCGCGTTCACGGCGGACGGCGGACAGCAGTTGTGGCGCGACAATCAATACAAATATCGCGAATCGATGGGCATTTCCCCCGACGGCAGTACGGTTTACGCCAAGACGATGGACGGGGAATTGATCGCCGTTTCGACCGAAACCCCGGAATACGAATTGCGCTGGCGCTGCGATACCGGCATGGGCTACGAACATACGCCGAGTCCGGTGATCGAAACCAAAGGACGGATTTTCCTGGCCTCGCGGACCGGCATGCTGTATTGCGTCGATGCCGTCACCGGCAGATTGCTCTGGCAGTACAATTGCGGCAACTCCCAGGTCAACAACTATTTTCTGGATGAAGACGGCAATTTGTACCTGACGCTGGTGGAAGGTAAAATTTACAAGGTGACGCTGCCGTAG
- a CDS encoding iron-containing alcohol dehydrogenase produces the protein MLNFSFYNPVHVEFGKDCVAKLAELAPAGKIMLIYGGGSVKRNGAYDQVKAALANATVVEFQGIEPNPRYETCMKAVELANAEKVDFLLAVGGGSVLDATKFIAAAAKYEGEDPWDILAKFEEGDQVKAALPLGAVMTLPATGSEMNCTAVISRNSTNEKLHFGSELVFPKFSLLDPAFTTTLPERQTANGLVDTFVHTVEQYVTIDVNTPLQDRMSEGVLQTIVEQGPLALEQPDNYDIRANIFWCATVGLNGWLGCGVMQDWGTHMIGHELTAIYGLDHARTLAIVLPALWNRLREQKKAKLLQYGKRIWEISNPDDDTAIDRTITATASFFNSLGVPTSLADYGIDPQEAAQAVQERFAKRREKYGEKGNIDAKMAYEIVSKC, from the coding sequence ATGTTGAATTTTTCATTTTACAATCCCGTCCATGTCGAATTCGGGAAAGATTGCGTGGCCAAATTGGCCGAATTGGCCCCTGCCGGTAAAATCATGTTGATTTACGGCGGCGGTTCGGTAAAACGCAACGGCGCTTATGATCAGGTAAAAGCGGCATTGGCCAATGCCACGGTGGTGGAATTCCAGGGTATCGAACCCAATCCGCGCTATGAAACCTGCATGAAAGCGGTGGAATTGGCCAATGCGGAAAAAGTCGACTTTCTGCTGGCGGTCGGCGGCGGTTCAGTGCTGGATGCGACCAAATTCATCGCCGCAGCAGCCAAATACGAAGGTGAAGACCCCTGGGATATCCTGGCCAAATTCGAAGAAGGCGACCAGGTCAAGGCTGCGCTGCCGCTGGGAGCGGTGATGACGCTGCCGGCCACCGGTTCGGAGATGAACTGCACCGCGGTCATTTCCCGCAACTCGACCAATGAAAAATTGCATTTCGGTTCCGAATTGGTCTTTCCGAAATTTTCGCTGCTGGATCCCGCGTTCACCACCACGCTGCCGGAACGGCAGACCGCCAACGGCCTGGTGGACACTTTCGTCCATACCGTCGAACAGTACGTGACGATCGATGTCAATACGCCGCTGCAGGACCGGATGTCCGAAGGAGTTCTGCAAACCATCGTCGAACAGGGGCCGCTGGCGTTGGAACAGCCGGACAATTACGATATTCGCGCCAACATTTTCTGGTGCGCCACCGTCGGCTTGAACGGCTGGCTGGGCTGCGGCGTCATGCAGGATTGGGGCACTCATATGATCGGCCACGAGCTGACCGCCATTTACGGTCTGGACCATGCCCGCACCCTGGCGATCGTCCTGCCGGCGTTGTGGAACCGGCTGCGGGAGCAGAAAAAGGCGAAGTTGCTGCAATACGGCAAACGGATTTGGGAAATCAGCAATCCGGATGACGACACCGCGATCGACCGGACGATTACGGCGACGGCCTCCTTTTTCAATTCGCTCGGGGTCCCGACCTCCCTGGCCGATTACGGCATCGATCCGCAGGAAGCGGCCCAAGCCGTGCAGGAGCGTTTTGCCAAGCGGCGGGAAAAGTATGGCGAAAAAGGCAATATCGACGCGAAAATGGCTTATGAAATCGTCAGCAAATGCTGA